A window of the Oncorhynchus kisutch isolate 150728-3 unplaced genomic scaffold, Okis_V2 Okis02a-Okis13b_hom, whole genome shotgun sequence genome harbors these coding sequences:
- the LOC109882686 gene encoding RNA-binding protein 12B isoform X1 yields the protein MAVVIHLQGLRITAGSEDVRNFFTGLKIPDGGVHIIGGEREEAFIIFASDEDARRAMTRSEGSIKGFPVHLRLSSKSEMQAVLKQSIKPEVTKKRPYKEGFRRPEREGRNEEPGRKELVEMGSRSGSYSNVRSQARKPSSQPISQDDLYLLMQGMPFTTNEDDVKEFFSGLEVEDIIIMRNDRGQPNVKGIVKFKSRRDAREGLKRNRHYIGTRFVEIDVCSEEQYFKADVGREQMLAWNSSGTFRRGPSSAPTERSPPDRARSFSPVAYRSKSPSPSNDEFCVLVENLPYLVEKRDIKEIFIHADLKYDQILHLLDKYGSETRSAFVLFNNLRDYGAALTLHKKKFLKRCVYISPISKEKMVTMLESGGNTMEGTPPSERSSSRSQERPPRETEKDVYESEKICLYVRNLPFDVRKVEIVDFFLGFRISEEAVVLLLDHKGNGLGEALVIFQTEEEAMRAQSLNGQGFLGTNLILKCISLAQMREFGVGEPAVKEQKIERSSERYLARNSEAMSHLYTDYRVNPDIGHLPMNDLQVHIHGGSSLGLDSQMMESPVLLDNRGNGSAHRHGGYGPSAPQQFDGPTCLKLVNLPSTIRIDEIYDFCYGYRVIPGSVSLQYDNKGIPKGSATVVFGSRLEALTAVEELSGRPIGSRKVKLVFV from the coding sequence ATGGCGGTGGTCATCCATTTACAGGGGCTCAGAATCACTGCAGGTTCTGAGGATGTTCGCAATTTCTTCACTGGCCTCAAAATCCCAGATGGTGGGGTGCACATTATTGGTGGGGAGCGTGAGGAGGCTTTCATAATCTTTGCTTCCGATGAAGACGCGAGGCGGGCGATGACCCGTTCGGAGGGATCCATCAAAGGTTTTCCGGTTCACTTACGGCTGAGCAGCAAGTCAGAAATGCAGGCCGTTCTCAAGCAAAGTATAAAACCCGAGGTGACCAAAAAGAGGCCGTATAAGGAAGGTTTCAGAAGACCGGAAAGAGAGGGCAGGAATGAGGAACCTGGAAGAAAAGAGCTTGTAGAGATGGGCAGTAGATCAGGGTCTTACAGTAATGTACGTAGTCAGGCCCGAAAGCCTTCCTCACAGCCCATCAGTCAAGATGACTTGTATTTGCTTATGCAAGGCATGCCTTTTACTACGAACGAAGACGACGTGAAAGAATTCTTTAGCGGATTAGAGGTGGAGGACATTATTATAATGAGAAATGACCGCGGCCAACCAAATGTGAAAGGAATTGTCAAGTTCAAATCCAGACGGGATGCTAGAGAGGGTCTGAAAAGAAATCGGCATTACATTGGAACTAGGTTTGTGGAAATCGATGTATGCTCAGAAGAGCAGTATTTTAAGGCAGATGTTGGTAGGGAACAGATGTTGGCATGGAACAGCAGTGGTACGTTTAGAAGAGGGCCTTCCTCAGCTCCCACTGAGAGGTCTCCTCCAGACCGTGCTAGGTCTTTCTCACCAGTGGCCTACAGGTCTAAGTCCCCTTCTCCTTCCAATGATGAGTTCTGTGTCTTGGTGGAAAACCTTCCCTACTTAGTGGAGAAGAGGGACATAAAGGAGATCTTCATTCATGCAGACCTCAAGTATGATCAGATCCTTCACCTTCTTGACAAGTATGGGTCAGAGACAAGGTCCGCATTTGTGCTGTTCAACAACCTGAGGGACTACGGTGCTGCCTTGACTCTTCACAAGAAGAAATTTCTCAAACGATGTGTGTACATCTCTCCTATCTCGAAAGAGAAAATGGTCACCATGCTAGAATCTGGGGGAAATACAATGGAGGGCACACCACCCTCTGAAAGGTCTTCCAGCCGATCTCAGGAAAGGCCTCCAAGAGAGACCGAGAAGGATGTGTATGAATCTGAGAAGATTTGCCTGTATGTGCGAAACCTGCCTTTCGACGTGCGCAAAGTTGAGATTGTGGACTTCTTCCTAGGCTTCAGAATCTCAGAGGAGGCTGTTGTTTTGCTGCTTGACCATAAGGGCAATGGGCTTGGAGAGGCTTTGGTGATCTTTCAGACTGAGGAGGAGGCTATGAGGGCACAGTCTCTGAATGGGCAAGGGTTTCTTGGAACAAATCTCATCCTGAAATGCATTTCTCTGGCTCAGATGCGTGAATTTGGTGTTGGTGAACCTGCAGTGAAAGAGCAAAAGATAGAGAGAAGCTCAGAGAGGTACCTGGCCAGGAACAGTGAGGCGATGTCCCATCTGTACACTGATTACAGGGTAAACCCTGATATAGGCCATCTTCCTATGAACGACCTGCAGGTTCATATTCATGGAGGCAGCAGTCTGGGTCTCGATTCTCAAATGATGGAAAGCCCTGTTCTGCTTGACAACCGGGGCAATGGCTCTGCTCATAGACATGGAGGCTATGGACCTTCTGCACCGCAGCAGTTTGATGGTCCAACATGCCTGAAACTGGTTAATCTGCCTTCGACTATCAGAATTGACGAAATCTATGACTTTTGCTATGGATATCGTGTAATTCCTGGATCGGTCTCATTGCAGTATGACAACAAAGGGATTCCCAAAGGCTCAGCAACGGTTGTTTTTGGATCTCGCTTGGAGGCGTTAACGGCAGTTGAGGAATTGAGTGGAAGACCAATAGGCAGCAGAAAAGTAAAACTAGTTTTTGTGTGA
- the LOC109882686 gene encoding uncharacterized protein C8orf88 isoform X3, translating to MTSTTSYPCTLTWMEVSRRRILQKHLQPARPLRRCSTDQDSCFRNEPSACGQAGEKTINSIGVEQFFEILHLHTQTPQKDSTPTKVRISYTRDFLIQLASSPIAKRKPDFLPEHPVVLEKAREPGVPWLEKRFDENNEMLA from the exons atgacctcaactacctcgtacccctgcacattgacctg GATGGAAGTGTCAAGGAGGCGGATCTTACAGAAGCAcctgcagccagccagaccaCTGCGGCGCTGCAGTACTGACCAGG ATTCCTGCTTTAGAAATGAGCCATCTGCGTGTGGACAAGCTGGAGAAAAAACA ATTAACAGTATTGGAGTGGAACAGTTTTTTGAAATCCTCCATCTCCATACTCAGACACCACAAAAAGACTCCACCCCAACTAAAG TGAGGATATCTTACACTAGAGACTTCCTGATTCAACTGGCCAGTTCCCCCATTGCCAAAAGAAAACCGGACTTCTTACCAGAACATCCTGTTGTTTTGGAAAAGGCA AGAGAACCTGGTGTGCCATGGTTGGAGAAGAGGTTTGATGAAAACAATGAAAT GCTTGCCTAG
- the LOC109882686 gene encoding uncharacterized protein C8orf88 isoform X2, whose translation MGSKRINSSQHFSFCSADERVMKDLRSCFYQMWMEVSRRRILQKHLQPARPLRRCSTDQDSCFRNEPSACGQAGEKTINSIGVEQFFEILHLHTQTPQKDSTPTKVRISYTRDFLIQLASSPIAKRKPDFLPEHPVVLEKAREPGVPWLEKRFDENNEMLA comes from the exons ATGGGGTCAAAACGAATCAATTCAAGTCAACACTTCAGCTTTTGCAGTGCTGATGAGCGAGTGATGAAAGACCTGAGGTCATGTTTTTATCAAATGTG GATGGAAGTGTCAAGGAGGCGGATCTTACAGAAGCAcctgcagccagccagaccaCTGCGGCGCTGCAGTACTGACCAGG ATTCCTGCTTTAGAAATGAGCCATCTGCGTGTGGACAAGCTGGAGAAAAAACA ATTAACAGTATTGGAGTGGAACAGTTTTTTGAAATCCTCCATCTCCATACTCAGACACCACAAAAAGACTCCACCCCAACTAAAG TGAGGATATCTTACACTAGAGACTTCCTGATTCAACTGGCCAGTTCCCCCATTGCCAAAAGAAAACCGGACTTCTTACCAGAACATCCTGTTGTTTTGGAAAAGGCA AGAGAACCTGGTGTGCCATGGTTGGAGAAGAGGTTTGATGAAAACAATGAAAT GCTTGCCTAG
- the LOC109882685 gene encoding uridine phosphorylase 1 isoform X1, with translation MAPGPGFSDEKNETLCESESTVYVHNPHLDGMKDDILYHFNLGTSTHNLPAMFGDVKFVCVGGSPWRMKSFIEYIAGELSLEDPKAEYPNICAGTDRYAMYKIGPVLSVSHGMGIPSIAIMLHELIKLLYHARCTDVTIFRIGTSGGLGLEPGTVVVTKQSVDATFLPRLEQVILGNTVVRSTDLDQGLAEELLQCSKDLGQFETVIGNTMCTMDFYEGQARLDGAFCSYTEKDKQDYLTKAYESGVRNIEMESSVFAAMCKLSGLKAAVVCVTLLDRQKGDQLISSHEVLHSYQQRPQILVGHLIKKMLQTSASVAVLDKKTVLQAPTT, from the exons ATGGCACCAGGACCAGGTTTCAGTGATGAAAAGAATGAGACATTGTGCGAGAG TGAAAGTACTGTCTATGTGCATAACCCCCACCTGGATGGGATGAAAGATGACATTCTCTACCACTTTAACCTGGGGACCTCCACACACAACCTGCCTGCCATGTTTGGCGATGTCAAA tttgtgtgtgttgggggcaGTCCCTGGAGAATGAAGTCCTTCATAGAGTACATTGCTGGAGAGCTGAGTCTGGAGGACCCCAAGGCTGAGTACCCCAACATCTGTGCAGGAACTGACCGCTATGCCATGTACAAGATTGGCCCCGTGCTGTCCGTCAGC CATGGCATGGGTATCCCCTCCATCGCCATCATGTTACACGAGCTCATCAAGCTCCTCTACCATGCTCGCTGCACTGATGTTACCATCTTTCGCATTGGGACCTCCGGTGGATTAG gcCTCGAGCCTGGCACGGTTGTTGTCACCAAGCAGTCAGTAGACGCCACCTTCCTGCCCAGGTTGGAGCAGGTCATCCTGGGGAATACTGTGGTACGCAGCACGGACCTGGACCAAGGTCTGGCTGAAGAGCTGCTCCAGTGTAGCAAGGACCTGGGTCAATTTGAGACGGTCATCGGAAACACTATGTGCACAATGGATTTCTATGAAG GACAAGCGCGTCTGGATGGGGCCTTCTGCTCCTACACAGAGAAGGATAAACAGGACTACTTGACCAAGGCCTATGAGTCTGGGGTTCGGAACATCGAGATGGAGTCTTCCGTGTTCGCTGCCATGTGTAAACTCAGCGGTCTGAAAG CGGCCGTGGTGTGTGTGACGCTATTGGACCGTCAGAAAGGTGACCAGCTGATCAGCTCTCATGAAGTTCTCCACAGCTACCAACAACGTCCTCAGATACTGGTCGGTCACCTGATCAAGAAGATGCTCCAAACCTCAGCCtcagttgcagttcttgacaaaaaaACGGTGCTCCAGGCACCTACTACATAA
- the LOC109882685 gene encoding uridine phosphorylase 1 isoform X2 has protein sequence MKSFIEYIAGELSLEDPKAEYPNICAGTDRYAMYKIGPVLSVSHGMGIPSIAIMLHELIKLLYHARCTDVTIFRIGTSGGLGLEPGTVVVTKQSVDATFLPRLEQVILGNTVVRSTDLDQGLAEELLQCSKDLGQFETVIGNTMCTMDFYEGQARLDGAFCSYTEKDKQDYLTKAYESGVRNIEMESSVFAAMCKLSGLKAAVVCVTLLDRQKGDQLISSHEVLHSYQQRPQILVGHLIKKMLQTSASVAVLDKKTVLQAPTT, from the exons ATGAAGTCCTTCATAGAGTACATTGCTGGAGAGCTGAGTCTGGAGGACCCCAAGGCTGAGTACCCCAACATCTGTGCAGGAACTGACCGCTATGCCATGTACAAGATTGGCCCCGTGCTGTCCGTCAGC CATGGCATGGGTATCCCCTCCATCGCCATCATGTTACACGAGCTCATCAAGCTCCTCTACCATGCTCGCTGCACTGATGTTACCATCTTTCGCATTGGGACCTCCGGTGGATTAG gcCTCGAGCCTGGCACGGTTGTTGTCACCAAGCAGTCAGTAGACGCCACCTTCCTGCCCAGGTTGGAGCAGGTCATCCTGGGGAATACTGTGGTACGCAGCACGGACCTGGACCAAGGTCTGGCTGAAGAGCTGCTCCAGTGTAGCAAGGACCTGGGTCAATTTGAGACGGTCATCGGAAACACTATGTGCACAATGGATTTCTATGAAG GACAAGCGCGTCTGGATGGGGCCTTCTGCTCCTACACAGAGAAGGATAAACAGGACTACTTGACCAAGGCCTATGAGTCTGGGGTTCGGAACATCGAGATGGAGTCTTCCGTGTTCGCTGCCATGTGTAAACTCAGCGGTCTGAAAG CGGCCGTGGTGTGTGTGACGCTATTGGACCGTCAGAAAGGTGACCAGCTGATCAGCTCTCATGAAGTTCTCCACAGCTACCAACAACGTCCTCAGATACTGGTCGGTCACCTGATCAAGAAGATGCTCCAAACCTCAGCCtcagttgcagttcttgacaaaaaaACGGTGCTCCAGGCACCTACTACATAA